DNA from Balaenoptera acutorostrata chromosome 14, mBalAcu1.1, whole genome shotgun sequence:
CTATCTCACTGCTATACCGGTACTTAGGCCACAGATGCCCATTAGCAACATACAAGCAGAAGCAGATATACTGACAGTGCAGCCAGAAAGAGTCAGGGAGATTGAAGATGTCTTCATTGTGGTTGCTAGTTTGGGCTATCCCAGCATCCTATGTCCTCCTGATGGTGTCATTTCTCCCTCGTCTCCATCACTGCTGCTGGAACCAGTGACGGTGATGATATGTTTTCAAAGATCAAAAGAGATTTTCATTAAatggtatttttagtttttacttttagcTTTTATTATTTGCTCACTCTTATTTTAGGGTTCCACCCTAGAGCCCAGTCTGGGAGCTGACTGCTCAACTGGAGGCACCACACCCagaataacattttttatttgactttaaCTAAGGCAATGTGCCTCAAATCTCTTCTGTTATGATGCCCTTCCAGGAAGCAACATAATTCCTCATATACATAATCCCCTGATAAGACCCTCAACTATCCAGGCACACACAGGCAGGCTATATAATTCAAGAATAAAATATAGCTTGGGCTCTAGTAGGGTCTCCTCCATTTTCATTACAAAgcaagtgaaaacaaacaaacaacaaaaacccaacaactaTGACACTGAGTTGCTTTCTATTTAGTTGAAGTAGGTTTTTCTATGTGTCAGTACAGGCAAATGTCCTGTAAACTTTACTATTCATAATAAAGCTCATCTATCATGAGTTTATCATGTTCCAAACTCTACAAAGTGCTTTATAAAGAGCATCCCATTTATCACCTTTTCAAATGAGAAGATTCAGGTTTAGAGAAATATTTAGTAACTTGACCAAAGTCAAGAGTTAATCCAGGCCTGCTTGATGCCAAAACTCTTTGTTCTTAATCACTGTGATCTAAAGAAGCAAGGGACATCTCCTACAGAAGGAATGGGATTTTGAACATGAAAAccactgattttcttttatttaatgagTAATTATTACATTCTTATTTATCCTTTAATCTACGCTAGACACTTGGAAGGCAACAAGCAAGATGGCCTATgccttcatgaagcttacattcaatttttttttcccatccttcTTGACAGATAATCCAAGACCAACAAATACAACTTCAGTATAAGGGAAGTACAAGAATTCAGACTATCCTCGAAGGGTAATGAAGCATTTGAGAAATATATACTTCTTAAACTTTCCTGGAAGCTACAGAATAAACCAAGGATCAGCATCATCATGCATGAGCTTTGTTTGGTGCAAGGTGCAACACGGAAATGCATCTGAGTTACAATTTAGCACAGTCCTGAAGAAACTCAATCCTTTTGTTAGGAAAAATGTCTAACTTAGATCAATTAATATACAGAGCCATCTACGGAATGATGAGTTCACAGTGCAATTCCAAAATGAATCCATTTCTGCAATATCTGCTCTGCCAGCTAACGAATTTAGAATATActatttgcaaaaacaaaaatactatctttaaaataaatcaggCCTCAGGGAATCTCTGGTTTATAGCTGATATATTTCCCAAATACTAAAACTTCTTAAACTTGCATttgaaagaactaaaagaaaaagttaatgcTCTTTCTCCCCTCCAGAAATATTGGATATTCCCTTCAATTAACTGACAatctatataatattttaaagagtaaCTATATGTGCCAAACGGGacttggaaggagggaggggaattcATTTATGTGATCtgcaaaataaagtgaaaaacttTAACCACATTGATTGTTTAAGATTTTCaaaaacatgggcttccctggtggcgcagtggttgagaatctgcctgctaatgcaggggacacgggttcgagccctggcctgggaagatcccacatgccgcagagcggctgggcccgtgagccacaactgctgagcctgcgcgtctggagcctgtgctccgcaacgagagaggcccgcgcatcgcgatgaagagtggcccccgcttgccacaactggagaaagccctcgcacagaaacgaagacccaacacagccaaaatcaatcaatcaatcaatcaaacatacgcatctgattcaagatcctcattaaaaaaaaaaaaaaaaaaaaattaaaaaaaaaaaaaaaaaaaaaagattttcaaaaacaataacaaaaaggagAGTTTCCTTGACTTGTTTTGTACTTCAAGAGAACCATTCACCACATTAGAAATAGGAGGGAATTCCTTGCGGCCCAAAAGACACAGAACCTGTATTTCATCTTCTTCCAGTTAGAAAAAACTGTTCTGCTATAATATtatgtctaaaattaaaatgaatgaaagagtagagaattgaatttatttatatGGAGGAGTAAAGTCTGTCATGCAATCAAGTGAGATTGGCTAAGTGACTTACCGTGAGTAAAAAAGAGAGCAAGCAGCGATGCAGAAAAGACCCCATAGATTATTCTACATTTTTATAGCTTAAGTATGAGTCCCTTCTTCTGAAGAAAGGACTTTAGTTTCATGTAAGGAAAGAATATCAAGATTGATTTTCTTCCTACCAGTTCGGTGAATAGCAGGCATTTAGCCTCCATGGTACACTCTGAAGGACTGATCAAATCTCACCATCACACCCATCCCCCATGTGTCTGAAATTCCACTATTAGCAGTTCAGTCCTTTGGATCTGGTAGGATTTTGATTTTGAATGCACCATGGTCTTTTGCGGCCTAACCTGTATAATTGCTTTTGGCGTTTGTGAATTTCTCTGTAATTTCTCTTCCGTATAGAACTTTGCATGTGTTTGGATTAGCACTTAAATGATCAATTAAGGTAGAGTGCAAACATGATTTTGAAAATTAGTTATGAAAGTACAGGGAAAGGCCTTAGATTTTGAATAGAAAATAAGCTAACTTGCAAGGTCATGATATCTATCCCTCCCATTTCAAAGATATGAAACTATCCCATTTTTAATTACACAACCTTCAGGAAATAATCTAGACATCCTATTTTGATATCTAAACCAATGATTAACAGCCATCATAGACAGGCAATTTCTCATCTAAAGGATAAGAAGTTTTCATTTGGAAGCCTAAGTCTACATCTCTTCAGTACAATTTAAACATTGTGAGCATTCACTAAGGACCAGCCACTATGCTAGGCACATCAGAGAATATAAGatcagacatggtccctgccctcaagggaaCCCCCATCTTCTGAAGGAGAGAGATACAAATTCAAGCAGTTCTAAAGCCGGGCAGACTGTGACAAACGCATCAGGAGaagtataaacaaaatattagtaattaGTAGAGAAGGTTAGAGATACATATCACCTTAAAATTGGGGCAGTGGAAAGATCTTTCAGAAAAGGTGAAATCTGCTGAAAAATCTAGTTTGTGCCAAAACAAGACAGGAATAAATAAGACAATGCCTGCATTTATGAAAGTTCTCAGGCTATCAGGAGAACAGGCCTTGAAAGTACTACAGCAGACCAACATGGGAGAGTGATGGTGTGAACAAATTACAGTACCATGAAAGAGAAGAATGTGGAAGGTTTGTCCTTCTACAAGGGTTGGGGAGGGGTCTGCCTTGAAATGGAAGTTAAGTTTCACCAGCTAATGAAGGGGAAtgaaggacattccaggcagcAGAGTATCACATAGTTGAGGAAGGGCTCTAAAATAAGGGTGTAAGTTTCACAAGGGTAGAGGAGAACGGGGATTTCAAAGACAAGGGGATAAACAGCAGTTCATTATTGTCTGCAAAAGAGCGCTTTGTAATTGGAAGACAACTATTGACTCAAATTTGAATTTTGTTCTtcctggattttattttctaattctttctaatTGCTGCTGTGGCTGAGCTCTCTCATGTTCCATAAATTCATCTCGAGGCTGAAATTCACATTTCCCTCTATACTAAGAGCCTGGCCACTCATGGCCTCCCAAATTCAATACACAATATATTTATCAGTATAtttcaagtctattctctacttGACAAAGGCAGAGGGACTCTTCTGTCTACAAAGGTCATATGGTTTTACCTTGCACAAGTAGGTAATTAGTCCATCTCTTCTATTTTTAATGCATTCTTACCATTGTTCTAAATAGCCCAGACTGGAGCATGTCCCCACAGGCCACCACCACAGTTTGTGTTATCAGGCCAAGTTATAAGATAATCACCATAGCACTTCTGGCTTgaaacttttctccttcctccccacaattCCTCAGAACGGGTACTCATTGtttttttcaggttttgttttgttattttaagtgcTTGTGATTTGCCCTTGCTCAAGAAAGCATCTGCTCCATAAGCTATTCATCAGAAACCTGTGGTTCAAGAAGTTGCAAAGACCTTCCCCGGATTACTATCATCTCCCTTCTACATGAGGGTCGGTTTCCCCCAGGAGGCACCAAGTTACCGTTTCTGGCCTCTGGCCCACCAGATAGTAACACCTCTGCTTGGAGGCCAGGAAGAGCAGGCAGTACCTAGGATTAGGCAATAAGTAGTTTCCACATCCGGCACTCTGAAAACAATGCAATTACTTGCTATTTATCGTAAAGCTTTTTGCCTTTACCGTAAAGCTGTTTCAACTGTACATGGTTCTAGCTTATGGCTACTTTCCAAGAAAGTCACTGTCTTGcttgtccatttatttattcacttaacaaatcTTGAgatcacaaaaaagaaacagatataaaGAAAATAGATATAACACCATTTAGTGGGGGAAACATGCAATatcaatacatatataaatatataatataatgataGGTAATACTCTATCATGTTAGGCGGCAAATGCAACAATGGAAAAATAAGCAGGATAGACAGACAGAGAGTAATGGGAAGTGTTATTTTAGGTAGCGTGACCAAGGAAGGCCTCTCTAATGTGGTGATATGTGGGCAGAAACCTGAATGAAGTGAACAGGATGaatatccagggaaagagcaCTACAGGCAGAGAGAACTCCATGCGCAAGGGCCGTGAGGTGGAGCATGAACGTGTGATCCAAGAACAGCAGAGAGCCAATGGAACTGGAGTATGAAGAGCAAGGGGAAGGACATGAAGTCAGAGACTGGCCAGGAGCCAAATCCTGAAGGGCCTGTAGGCTTTCGGAACAAATTTGCGTTTTACGCTGTAAGTGTGATGAGAAGGCAGTGCCCACCCCACATCCCCCCGGGTCTGAGGGAGACACAGGAATCACGATGACTGCGAAGTCTAGACGTGCCATTTACTGCTACGGGGAAAGGCGGGTAGGGCCTGAGGTGGGGAAGGAAATCAGGGATCGGTGAGTGCCTATTCCACATACGGGGTGATTACTGGCTCTTTATACACTTGAATCTTCAGAGTTTTCTTCCCAAATCTGCATGTACAATCAACTTCCAACTATTTTGGTCAAGGGAGGCAAGTAACAAGAAGGACAATGGAAaacttatttacattttatgcAGAGCTGATTTCAGACACCATTTTGAAGTAGGCAAAGTTTATGAAGCTTCCCAGCCTTTGAGTTCATCTcttccacaccccaccccaaatTTCCTTCTCCATATTGCCCCAGATTTCTTCTAAAGACATGTAGTATCCTCgttttctggtgtgtgtgtgtgtgtgtttctctctgtctctttctgcccCCACTCATCACCACCCATGTGACTATGGAAAGGATCAGGTATCAGTCATTTACATCTTAGGATGAATTGAACCCCACATATAATATCTCCCTGCAATATTTGCCCTTTACACCTTGTCTCTAATTATGTGCTGAATATTCCCCTTAAGGGAATGTCTATTTAATTCTCCCCTTAAAAAGCACTGATATGTTTAGACACCTACAGATTTCACCTACAGGTAAGACATGATATAAAAATAAGAGTGATCCAACACAGTATATACCAGGGATGCTTCTTAAATGCCCTCTACTTCCCCAAGAAAGAAGGCAACATCcagaaaaaggtttaaaaataaagcagtCTACTGGGTAAAGAATAGTTATCTTTTAGTTACGGCTATGATGAATGTAATGTGTAAATAACAAAATATCGTCTGAGGTGTTGGGATGAAGGTTAATTGTCCAGACTGATCATCAGAACAAATGCCCCTAAGGCAAGTATGTGGAACAGACCAGTAAAGCCAGGAGCTACCAGGGATCCAGGAACATGACTCCAGGGAGCAATAGATCTGGAAAGAGTGCAGAAACATCAGAAAGAATTTCTAAGAGGAGAAGTCACTAACACCACAGCTGTGGTTAGTTTTTCAGAGCTTCATGTTCATATATGTCAGCACAGTGTCTTAAAAGCCCCAGGGCCAAGGGAAGATCAATACCCATTGCTAAATCATATTTACCTTAAGTTAAATGCTTCTAAAAGATTAAGTTCTTTGAATTCTAACTTTATGGCTGATTTTTCATCAAATTattcataaatataattaaaaaatgaaagaactataGGTAGAAtactattaattttttgttttattgaagtacagtcgatttacaatgttgtgttagtttcaggtgtacatcacagtgattcagatatatatatttatatattcttttttagtttcttttcccttatagattattataaaatattgagtatagtaccctgtgctatacagtaggtccttgtttttcatctattttatatatagtagtgtgtttatgttaatcccaacctcctaacttatccctccccacaGAATACTATTAATTTTTATCTGTACCTATTAGTTGATACTCCTTTCAATATTACTACCCTGTTACCTTTCAGGTGAAAGCGAATGGGCCTGGGCCGAGCAGGCGGAGACAGGTGGCCTGCTGGCTGGGGAGGTGCAAGCCAGGCTGCAGCGTTCCTGCCTGGCCATGGCAGCTTCACCCCTGAAAGTGTGCATCGTGGGCTCGGGGAACTGGGGTTCAGCTGTTGCAAAAATAATTGGTAATAATGTCAAGAAACTTGAGAAGTTTGCCTCCGTGGTCAAGATGTGGGTCTTTGAAGAAACAGTTAATGGGAGAAAACTGACAGACATCATAAATAATGaccatgaaaatgtaaaatatctcccTGGACACAAGCTGCCAGAAAATGTGGTTGCTATCCCGAACCTCAGTGAGACTGTGTGGGATGCAGACCTGCTGGTGTTTGTCATTCCCCACCAGTTCATTCACGGGATCTGTGACGAGATCTCTGGGAAAGTGCCCAAGGGCGCGCTGGGCATCAGCCTCATCAAGGGCATAGACGAGGGTCCCGAGGGGCTGAAGCTCATTTCCGACATCATCCGAGAGAAGGTGGGCATTGACATCAGTGTGCTCATGGGAGCCAACGCTGCCAATGAGGTGGCTGCTGGGAAGTTCTGTGAGACCACCATTGGCTGCAAGGTAACGGAGAATGGCCTTCTCTTCAAAGAACTTCTGCAGACTCCAAATTTTCGAATTACAGTGGTTGATGATGCAGACACTGTTGAACTTTGTGGTGCCCTGAAGAACATTGTGGCCGTGGGAGCTGGGTTCTGCGACGGCCTCCGCTGTGGCGACAACACCAAAGCCGCCGTCATCCGCCTGGGGCTCATGGAAATGATCGCCTTCACCAGGATCTTCTGCAAGGGCCAAGTGTCCACGGCCACCTTTCTGGAGAGCTGCGGCGTAGCTGACCTGATCACCACCTGCTATGGGGGCCGGAACCGCAAGGTAGCAGAGGCCTTTGCCGGGGCCGGAAGGACCATTGAAGAATTGGAGAGGGAGATGCTGAATGGGCAGAAGCTACAAGGACCTCAGACTTCCACTGAGGTGTACCGCATCCTCAAACAGAAGGAGCTGCTGGACAAGTTTCCACTGTTCACTGCGGTGTACCAGATCTGTTACGAAGGTAAGCCCGTTCAAGAGATGTTGTCTTGTCTCCAGAGCCATCCAGAGCATATATAAAGTGAATTATGCAACATGTCAGGGAAAGGCATCAATCATTTGGATTCAGTGGAAACTGGGACTTGCCAACAAGATGTTTGCAGCATCGTAACTCCATCATGGATACTATGAATTTTTACAAGTTCATTTTTGAATTGTGAGATGAAGTTCATTGGCTAAGACGTTACTGGGCAACAACTAGATGCACATATGTGaacgtgtgagtgtgtgttccTTTCTCATTTTGTGGATGTTTCTATCAACCAAAATTAAaggccctttttaaaaattacttttgaaattttCCCACTGTGGTAGCTTATAAGATTGGAACTATCGCAGCTAAAAGTTTTGGATCTAATTCATATGTATCTCagtgaagggattttttttctcagtctcttgAGGTTAAAATTTAACCAGCATTAACATGGTAGAGTGGCAGAGTGAGTGGGTTCAAAGATCAACATACTGTAACTTCTAAATACTATCTCAGAGCCAGCATAATTAACTACTTCGATTGTGggttgatttattattttaaacaattacatatttttaattaggtAATCCACTTATATATATTCCTCTCACTACAGTTTTCTGCATTTTTAgccttttttctcttcattagCTACCAGAATGTGCTTTCATAAAGGCTCAGCAGTAGCAGAAGACAGAAAACTCATCTGGGATTTTCCTGCTGTGACTGACACATTCTTCTGATTAATGACACATGTATGATGCTTTTTGTCAGGTAGTACTTTTATGCAAACATTTCCTTTGAGCCTCACAGAGCCCCTGAAAGGGGGCTGCTATTATTCATCATTTAAGATGCAGTCACTGTGCCTGGTTGCCTGGTGAGTAGGGGCAGAGCCAGAGTAAAGCCCAGTGGTCCTCCCCCTACCAAGGTGCCAGGACCTGCTCAGACATCACTGGGCTGGTTTGACCTCCTGCTAATTGGCGGTAGGATACACAGCCTTTACTGAGGCCATAGTCGGGCTTCCTGCAGCTGAGGTTTGTGTGGGTCCTTATCTAGAAGGATATTGTTCAAAGTGTGGACCTCTCTCCTTCAGCTTCACCTGGAGTCTCTTAGAAATGTGGGTTCCCAGGTCCCAATCCAGACCTCTGAAGTGGGATCTTGTACCTATGCTTTGACATGTCTTCTGTGTGTTTCAATGTTCATTacaatttgagaaccactactttAGAAAATTTACTTTAGATTGACATTGGCATTTCTCAAACAATGTTCCACAGGAAATACATGTCCCGGGACCCAGCGGTGGTTCCGGTGTTCCCTCCAAAGGTCCACTGAGTTTGGGAAAAGCTGCATCTGTACACCCCTCTTGAAGGGGTAGAATGTATGTTAGTTTGTTAGTGGAAACTGTTTATTTAACCCAGCAAGTCCCAGACATATAAGATTATGGAGATTTCTTTTGGCAAGAAAACTTACCAAAGTTTCCAAGGAACACTGTTCCTGGCTGAGGTGACCTTAGGACAGCTCAAGTATACCCTTCACTCTCTGCAAGAAATGAGGATGAATGACTACCTGTGGTATTATTCGTTCTGAACCTTTACAGTTCAGGTCTGCCATAGACCCCTGATAAAGCTTTAAGATGACACTCTCAGGTACGAGTAAGTGGATGTCAACTTCACCAAAACACACGTTGTGTGGACTAAGTGCTTTTAATTCTAGAATTAGAATGGGAATTACTGTATCTCTTAAATGAGATTGGCTTCAGGATAACATTACAGTTACCTTACAtagcacttgataaatattaagGGAACCTATGAATATCACTTATATATTCATGGATTTTCAGTCACTTTGAGATTttgatccttttttattttccagcttgggactttttttcttctatacttGAAATGATTTTTTGAATAGATTTTGCAGGAATTTTTTAAACTCCTATATACAGAAGTATGTGAAAGCACACAAAATCATACAAGTTTCACTGATTTTAGTGCCACTGTTAAGTCAATTTTTGCTTGTCTCataattaatctttttaaaagtttgtacaTAGGTAACAAAGTGTTACTTTTTAAGATACATAACAGGCTGTAAATTAATTGTGGAGTCTATTAAGTAGGATAATCAGATATGAGGAATTAGGATTTTGTCTTTTGTATATTCTCATCTGCATTCAGCTTCCTACTCTGGGTTTTGTACTTGAGcgttttttctttataaatgccTTATTACCACTCTGAAGTCTCTGGCTGTACCACTTGAACATACTTATAATATTCCGCACATAtggaaaaaggtaaattttatgtttgtgCTTTGCTAACTGTAGATGTTTATTACTCTAcaagttatctatttttataacCACCTGTAGTccaccatttaaaataaattcatctttCTTACTAATTATGGTAATAGGGAAGAGAGAGACATCTAGAAAAGAAGCTTAATTTATACTTTTTCAGCCAATCTGTTAATGTAAAAACTACACTGTTGCCGTGCCATAATCCAACCTACTATAATGTGGAACAAATACCTGCCTTGGAATCCATCATAGCAGGTGAAATTGAGCTAAACTCCTTCTGGTTTTTCATTTAACTCTTAGCTATAACATGCCCCCATGGCATTGGCCCAAGGAGTAGTGAGGTGCTACTGTACAAAGGAATCTTCAGTTTTTCCACTAGTTCTAATCTAAGAGACTTTTACCTACACATGTACTATATTTGTTTAAAGATTGTAGGTAGATATGATTTAAAAGTttgatttaataaacatttaatccCCCAAACCTATGCTACTGatcctattttttaatcagcttatttaacaattttatttgtttaggtaagctttttttttttttctccctgaactGGGATGCATTGACAACAATaaaaaggcaattaaaaaaaaaagtgaatgggtctttcccctgttttcttctttttcatgtaCCTTTGGACTCTAGTAAATGAACTAGTAaatggatattttttttctttttctaagaggAATATATGTGTGCACAGATTAAAATGTGTTCTAACAGAAAATCAATCCCACTAATGACATCTGACTTAGTATTGGAAGAATAAAAGAACTATAAACAAAGAAATTCCCAATGAGGTATTTACATCTTCtaaaaaaaacaagcagaaaatacttttaaagttgCTGAAATTAACTTGTTACCCTCAACCCAAAGAAAACCTGTTTGGTTAGGTCACCAAACCTGAGCAGAAAATATATCCACACAACTGCATTACAGCAGCCAATATGGCTGCCAGGGCCAGGCTGAAGTACAAAGTCAACACTGAATAAATAATATCAAAACCATGACAACTACTAACAATGGTCTATTCCTACCCAACTCTCAAAGCCAAGGTGACTTCACCAAAGGATAATCTTATGACCTGCATTTTTTGTACAGTTTCAGAAATAGGTATGTCCTAAAACGCCTAAAAACTCTGACTAGAGAATGGCATCATGGGAATgtgctatatatacacatatatatgcatatgtacacatacactaaatacatatatatattctataaatatattcCACAAACatctagaaatatatatgtagtgtgtgtatacatataatgtatgtatatatacaatgtgtgtgtatacatatatttattttttaacattttatctctcattttaaaaGGGTATGTTTCTTTTGATCTAGGACAAAATAAGGTTATAAACCTGATCATGTTGTAGTTTTGGCCTTGCATATCAGATAACTTAGAGAAAAAATTAATTCTCAATTACATCTAGTGTTCTTAACCTatgtttttaatcaaattttctCTCCCTCAAATTTCCCCATCCTCATTATTTAGATCTTTGTTTATTAACCTAATTCTACTGATTGTTTTGCTAATGTgcctcctatttttaaaaacgtCATATCTTTTGTGTTTGTAAGTATAGTCTATATAAtgagagagagatagataatATGAGATATATGAGATAATATAAgtacacttatatgtatatataataaaaataggaTAATAGCTATTATTGACTTGCACTTTGTACTGAAAGTACTCTGCTCTTTCTCAAGTGAAATCTGAGAGTGGGCTCTGATATGGAAGAAGGGATTTGAGGTTCAGGAAATGAAAGAGTCAGCACCTAGATGGAGGTAGCAGGTGCTGAAAGCACTCTTCTTTGTCATGGTAATCACCAGTCAACTTTGTCCAGGGAAGAACTCTGGTTCTGAGGAGGCTCAGGTGGGTAGAGAAGAAGCTAAAGGAGAGTAGGTCCTTAGTAGTCAGGCGATTGCCAAATGGGAGCTGAAAATTCAATTGCCCCTAATTGTTCTAGAGCAGGTTCTGGAGCAAGTTCTAACTCAAGAGCCACTGAAGAAAGAACAGAAGCCCTGCACTGGCTCTAgaacttctttgtctcttggagcTACAACAGTGGAAAGGATAATGGATCAGCCTCTGTGGCTAAAAGAAAAGCAGTCACACTGAGTTTTACTCCACAGTGGGGTAGAGTTAGATAGAAAATTCCTCACCGAATGGTAATTTCCACTCTTTATTATCTCAAAAAAATTTTCTTGCCAATAGATAAAATGTATTTCACATTGTTTAATAGAGGAGATCAACTCAATTATAACCACTCAACTCAGACCACATCCAAAACACCTTGCTAAGCCACTGCAATTAATGATTGATCTCAACCGATTTCCTGGTTCTAATTATAGTTGGCCAAGCCTTGGTGACACTCAGGATCTTCAAGACCGTGAGCTGAGAAAAATCTAACAGTAAAGCAAGGCCACTCTGGGAAGAGATTAGTGGTCCCACTGGAGCACAGTAAACTTAAAAGTAGTCTAGGCATGTTGCCACATTCCCCACATCTCATTTCAAGATGCAGGGGAGGGCACACAGAACAATGTCTAATCAATGAAAGAGTTGTCCAGCCTAGTAGGAGGCAGAGTAAGATTAGGAAAATCTACTTAAGTCTCTTTAAAGGATGCTGGAAGCAGGATCCAGGCCCAGAGAGAAAAGCCTGGCAGGAGCTTAGAAATAAGGTTCAGTCCCAGCCAATTCCATGATCCAGAATTCAGtcccaggaaaaaaatagaatgagaacCAAAAGCCAAGAGCCCATTGACAGAAGATCTGTACAACAGACTGGCCATACTTACAATGGGATAGCAAGGTAAACAGAGGTGAAGATGCTGATCTCTGCTTTGCCAGACACTGAATCACTG
Protein-coding regions in this window:
- the LOC103006161 gene encoding glycerol-3-phosphate dehydrogenase 1-like protein isoform X1 codes for the protein MAASPLKVCIVGSGNWGSAVAKIIGNNVKKLEKFASVVKMWVFEETVNGRKLTDIINNDHENVKYLPGHKLPENVVAIPNLSETVWDADLLVFVIPHQFIHGICDEISGKVPKGALGISLIKGIDEGPEGLKLISDIIREKVGIDISVLMGANAANEVAAGKFCETTIGCKVTENGLLFKELLQTPNFRITVVDDADTVELCGALKNIVAVGAGFCDGLRCGDNTKAAVIRLGLMEMIAFTRIFCKGQVSTATFLESCGVADLITTCYGGRNRKVAEAFAGAGRTIEELEREMLNGQKLQGPQTSTEVYRILKQKELLDKFPLFTAVYQICYEGKPVQEMLSCLQSHPEHI
- the LOC103006161 gene encoding glycerol-3-phosphate dehydrogenase 1-like protein isoform X2; the encoded protein is MAASPLKVCIVGSGNWGSAVAKIIGNNVKKLEKFASVVKMWVFEETVNGRKLTDIINNDHENVKYLPGHKLPENVFIHGICDEISGKVPKGALGISLIKGIDEGPEGLKLISDIIREKVGIDISVLMGANAANEVAAGKFCETTIGCKVTENGLLFKELLQTPNFRITVVDDADTVELCGALKNIVAVGAGFCDGLRCGDNTKAAVIRLGLMEMIAFTRIFCKGQVSTATFLESCGVADLITTCYGGRNRKVAEAFAGAGRTIEELEREMLNGQKLQGPQTSTEVYRILKQKELLDKFPLFTAVYQICYEGKPVQEMLSCLQSHPEHI